CCGTCGTCGCGCTCGCGCACGGCGCCTCGCTCGACCTCCTCGACGCGGGCGACTCGACTTCCAGCCCCGGCACTACGCGTTCCTCGTGGACGAGGCGGACTTCGACCGCGTGAAGGCGCGCCTCGACGACCCCGACGGCCACCTGCTCGAGGTGCACACGCGCCCCTACGGAAGCGGCGGACCGACCGCCTAGCGATCGCGGTCCTTGGCCGTGCGGCGAACCGACGCGGCGCGCGCGGCGACCAACCCGTCGCCCGTCCGTCCCACGGCCCCGCCCGCTCCCTCCCCTGCCACACCGGAGATCGCATGAACGTCCTTCCCGCCCTCCTCCTCGCCCTCGCCATCGCCGGCGGCACGACCGCCGGCGGCTACTTCGTCGGCAAGGGCTTCACCGACGCGCGCGCGCTCGAGCGCACGGTCTCCGTGAAGGGGCTGTCGGAGCGCGACGTCCCGGCGGACGTCGCGATCTGGCCGCTCCAGCTCTCGGTCGCGGACAACGACCTCGCCGCGCTCGTCGCGACGGTCGCGCGCCAGCGCGACACCGTGGTCGCGTTCCTCGAGGCGCGCGGCTTCGACGACGGCGAGATCACGGTCGGGGCGCCCGCGATCACGGACAAGCAGGCGCAGAGCTACGGGAACGACGACGCCCGCTTCCGCTATCTCGCGCAGCAGGTCCTCACCGTCTACACCCCGAAGATCGACGCGGTGCGCGCGGCGAAGCGCGACCTTCTCGAGCTCGGCGAGGCCGGGATCGTCTTCTCGCAGGAGAGCTACGACCTGCGCACGCAGTTCCTGTTCCAGGGGCTCAACGCGATCAAGCCGGAGATGATCGAGGAGGCGACGCGCAACGCGCGCACGGTCGCGGAGAAGTTCGCGGCCGATTCCGAGAGCCGGCTCGGCAAGATCAAGTCGGCCTCGCAGGGCCAGTTCTCGATCGAGGACCGCGACAGCAACAACCCGCACGTGAAGCGCGTGCGCGTCGTCTCGACGCTCGAGTACTACCTGGCCGACTGACGCCGGCGCGCCGCGGGCGCCGATGCTAGGCGCGCGGGAGCGAGAGGCGCAGACGCGTGCCGCCGCCCTCGCGCGGGGCGGCCTCGATGTGGCCGCCGTTCTGGCGCGCGAGCTGCCAGCAGAGCGAGAGGCCGAGCCCGACGCCGCGGCCCGGCGACTTCGTCGTGTAGAACGGGTCGAAGAGGCGCGCCGGGTCGACGTCGCCGAGGCCCGCGCCGCGATCCTCGACGTCGATCACGACGCTGTCGCGATCGGCCGCGACGCGCACGTCGACGGGGCGCCCCTCGACGTCCGCCTCGAGCGCGTTCGAGACCAGGTGCAGCAGGATCTGCAGCAGGTCCTCCATGCGCACGGCCGCGTGGACGGGCGACGTCGGCACGTCGGCGCGGATGCGCTGCGGATCCTTGCCGAGGCCGAGCAGGTCGATGGCGCGCCGCGCGATCGCCTGCACGTGCGTGCGCGCCGCGTCGCCTTCCTCGCGCGGCACGGCCGCGAGCTTGTTCATCCGCCGCACGATCTCCGCGACGCGCTCGCTCTCGGTCGCGACGACCTCGATCAGCGCGTCGAGCTCGGCGGCTTCGGCCGGGTCGCGCAGGCCGAGCATGCGCGCGCGGTCGCCGAGGAACTCGGCGGCGATGCCGATCGACGTGATCGGGTTGTTGATCTCGTGCGACAGGCCCTGCGCGAGCAGCCCGAGCGCCTCGACGCGCGTCGCGACGTCGGCGCGCCGCTCGGCTTCGTAGGCCGTGCGGCGGTCCGTCACGACGACGCCCTGTCCGACGACGAGGCCGCGCCGCTCGAGCGGGAAGCGGCGCACGTCGAAGCCGGGATCGAGCGCGAAGGGCGCGAGCAGCTCGCCGAGGTCGCGCTCGGTGCGCGCGCCGTCGAGGCCGAGCAGCGCGCGACCGGTGCGGTTGACCTCGAGCACGCGGCCGCGGTGGTCGGCGACGAGCACGGCGGCGTCGAGCTGGTCCATCAGCTCGGAGCGCGCGAGCCCGGCGAGGAAGGGCGCGCCGACGAGGTCGAGCACGCCCCACCGCAGCACGACCGCCGTGACGGCCATCGCGAGCGGCGTCGGGTCGCGCGGCGGCACGTCGAGGCCGACGTACAGCCAGTTGACGACGAGCGGGAACGCGATCGCCGCGAACACGATCCACCCGGTGGCGCGTCGCTGCGCGCGGACGCGCGCGGCCGCGGTCGCGAACAGCAGGAGGCCGACGGCGAGCGTCGTCCACTGCACGGCGCCGTGGACGAAGAAGAGCGGTCCGCGCGTCGGGCCGGCCGGATCGCCGGCGATGAACGACTCGGGGTGCGGGCCGTAGAGCGATGCGTACAGCACGAGCTCGACGCCGCCGGCGGCGAGCGCGGCCGCCGCGCCCGCGCGTCGCGCGCTCGGGCCGTGCAGGCGCGCCGCCGTCCAGAGCAGCACGGGGCCGAGCGCGCACACGCCCGCGAACAGGATGCGGCGCGCCGCGAGCGCCTCGCCCGGAGAGCCGGCCTGGTGCAGCAGCAGCTCGCCGCCGCTCCAGAGCGCGGCGCTCACGGCGAGCACGGGAACCGAGGCGAGGTCGCGCCAGAGGCGACGAGCGACGGTCTCGATCGCGATGCCGACGCACACGCTCGTCGCGAGCAGGAGCCCGAGATCCCAGGCCAAGGCGTGCCTCCATCGAGCCGTGCGCGCGGCGCGGGGCAAACTATCAACGGCTGCGCCGGCGGTCTAGGATGCAGATGGGATCGAGCCGGGGGCGAGTGCGCCGCGCGCGGAGGTGTGCGCGGACGCGCTCCCTCGAACCGAGGTACGGAACGATGCGCGCACGACGCGTGCAGCTCGGCCTGGCGGCGCTCGCCGTCGCGGCGACTTCCGGATGCGCGCAGCTCGACCGCGACGGCGGCGAGGTGCGCGCGTCCGCGGACGCTTCGCGAACGACGGCCGGCTGCGCGGCGCTCGCGTCCCCGGCCTGCACACGATCGACGTCGCGCAGGGCGGCGTCGACCGGTCGTTCCAGCTCTGGGTGCCGGCCGGCTACGACGGCGCGGCCGTGCCGCTGCTCTTCTGGCTCCACGGCTCGGGGACGTCCGGCGAGCAGGCGATGGCGACCCCCGGCGCGGACGGGCGTCCGATGTTCCCCGCCGACGCCGACGAGCACGGCTATGCCGTCGCCACGCCGACCGGCGCCGTGCCCTTCGCGCCGGCTCCGGGCATCGCGGGCTTCGCGTGGAACGTCCCGGGCGTTCCGCTCGTCGGCACCGCCGTCCACCCGCCGCCCGATGCGCTCGACGACGTCGCGTTCGTCGCGCTCGCGATCGACGCGATTGCGGAGACCGTCTGCATCGACGAGGCGCGCATCTACGCCGCGGGCGCGTCGGGGGGCGGGCGCATGGCGTCGCAGCTCGGCTGCGACCTCGCCGACCGCATCGCCGCGATCGCGCCGGTGATGGGCGTGCGCGCTCCGCGCGCGAGCGACGCGCCGCCGGAGTCGGTCGAGTGCCGCCCGTCGCGCGCCGTGCCGGTCGTCGCGATCCACGGCCGGCTCGACCCGGTCAACGTCTTCGCGGACGACGACGAGCGGCTCGTCGCCGGCTCGTCGTGGACCTACGGCGTGCCGGAGGCGATGCGCCGCTGGGCCGCGCTCGACGGCTGCGCCGTCGACGCGCCGCGCCGCACCCGCGTTTCCCCGCACGTCGAGCGCGTCGAGTACCCGGGCTGCCGCGACGGCGCGAGCGTCGTGCTGTACGACGTCGCCGACGGCGGTCACACGCTCCCGGGCGCCGCGCCCATCCCGCGCTCGCGGCGCGGATCGGCCCGACCGACGGCGAGCTCGACGCGGCCGACGCGATCTGGGAGTTCGTCTCGCGCCACCGACTCGCGGGAGGAGAGGGCGACGTCGATCGCGCGCCGCGCCCGAGCGCGAGCCGTCGTTAGTTCGACGCGGTCTTCGCTCCCGGCGGCGAGTACCAGATGGGCGACGACCAGGCGCGCTCCTGGATCGTCTCGGGGTAGCCCTTCGTCGGCGGGAGGCCCGCTTCCTTCGCGAGCAGCGTCGACCAGCGCGGCGTCGGGAGCTCGACGACGCGCACGTAGTAGAGCGCGGGCCGGGCGGCGTCGAAGCCCGGGTCCTGCCACACGACCTCGAGGCTCGGCGCGCCGTCCTTCGCGACCTTCGCGTCGTAGACCTGCTCGGCCGGACCGTCCTCGCCGAGCCACACCTTCACGACCTGGACGCGCTCGAGCTTCGCGCCGCGCGGGTCCTGCAGCGCGAGCACGGCGATGCGCGGAGCGGCGCCGTCCTCCGCGCTCCGCGCGGGCAGCGTGGCGCCCATCGGCACGCCGCCCGCCTGCGCCGCCTCGCGCCAGCCCGGCTTCTGCACGAGATCGGCGGGATAGTCCCAGCCGCCGAAGACGCGCAGCGCGATGCGCGTGCCCGAGGTGGCGAACGTCTCCTTGCGGCGGAGCGCGTCGTAGAGCGCTTCGCGCGTGTTCTCGGGAGCCCAGATGCCGGCGAGCCCGCCGCTTCCCGTCGCGATCAGCGGGATGACGGGGTTCGGGTCCTCCGTCTGCGCGAGCAGCACCTTCACCGCCTCGACGGGCAGCTCGCCCATCATCCCCGGCCCGCGGTACGTCGACTCGCGCGTGTCGGCGAGGCCCGTGTGCAGGTCGGTCGCGCCGACGACGCCGAACGCGAACGGGTTCTCGCCGGTCGCCTTCGCGATCGCGAGCCCGCGGCCCCACGCCTCGCGGAAATAGCTTCCGCTCGGCTCGCCCCGCCGCATGCCGCCCGTCGCGCCCATCAGCGACTCGAAGATCTCGAAGCTCGCGAGCTCGTCGGGCGGAGAGGAGGGTGCGTCTCGGACTGGCCCTTGCTCTGGTAGATCTCGCCGATCGGCTCGTTCGCCGCGCGGCGCCTCGCATAACGAGCGTCGATCGGCTTGCCGTCCGAGTCGCGGGGCGCGTACATGAGGCCGTTGCTGACGTCGGCGTTGTGCGGGATGGCGAGCGCCTCGATGCCGCGCGCGCGGTTCTCCTCGAGCCACGTCCAGAGGTCCTCGGGGCGCAGCGAGTCGATCGAGCTGAAGGGCAGGGGCGCCTCGTTGCCGCGGAAGATCACGTTGCGGTGGAGGTTCTGGCCGTCGGGCGTCGCGCTCCACTCGTAGGCGAGGAAGGTCGTGAACACGCCGGGCTGGTAGTAGCGGTCGACCGCCTGCTTCTCCGCCTTCCACGCACCCGCGATGATGGGCTTCACGTCGACGCCCGGGATCGGATCGCTCGACTTGAAGAGGCGCTCGACCTGCGAGATCGGCGCGTGCTTGCCGGCGCGGAGCGTGCGGCTCATCTCGGTCGCGGCGAGCGGCCCCTCGTCGTCGTACAGCGCGCGGCCGACGCCCATCTGCTCGGCGTGGTCGGTGACGGCGATGAAGTCGAGCGGCTCGTCGCGCCGGAGCATCTGCCCGGCGTACTCGACGGCCTCGCCGCGCGCGAAGCGGTAGGCGTCGTCGAGCCCGGTGCGCGCGCCGCTCAGGAAGACGGCGTCCGTCGAGTAGGACGTGTGGAGGTGGAGATCGCCGTAGTAGACGTTGAGATCGCCGTCGCCGGCCGCGGCCGGCCCGGCGAGGGCGAGTGCGGACGCGACGGCGGCGAGCCGCGCGAGCACGCGCGTGCGGTGCGAGGTCATCGGAGGGTCCTCCAGGGATCTCGGATCTCGGGGATGCGAGTGCGATCCGCGCGCAGCGCGCGCGTCACGGCGCGGTGCCGGCGCCGTAGATCTCGGCGAGCAGCAGGAGCTCCGGGTCGTCGAGCGCCCGCTCGCGGCTCAGGAAGCCGAGCAGGCTCGAGAGGAAGACCGACGCCACGCTCTTGGCGCCGACGTCGCGGCGGATCACGCCCCGCTCCTGCGCGGCGGCGACGAGCCGCGCGATGCCCTCGATGTGCGGGTGCCCGTCGGGCATCGGCGGCTGCGCGGCCGCGACCTGCCAGATCTCCTGGCGCAGCTCGGGCGCGTCGCTCGGCTCGAGGTAGTGGGCCTCGATCAGGGCCCGGAAGAAGTCGCGGGCGGTCGCGATCGACTCGGTCGGGAGGTCCGCGAGGCGCCGGCGCACGCGCTCGGCCAGCCGCCGCGACGCCTCGAGCAGCACGGCCTGCTTGTTCTCGAAGTGCGTGTAGAACGTTCCGTAGGCCACGCCGGCCACGCGCGTGATGTCGCCGACCTGCGCGGGCCCGACGCCCACCCGGACGAACTCGTCGAGCGCCACCTCGTAGAGGCGCTCGCGCGTCCGCAGCCGGCGGCGCTCCCGCGGCGTCGCGGGCTTCTCGAGGGGGCCGTGAGCATGGGCCGGCGCAGGCTAGGTGATAATTATCAGTGACGCCAATCGCGGTCGGCGTGCGGTGCGGGCCGCTTCCTGCGAACGCGATCGCAAGCTGTGCCCGCGCGCCCTCTCCCCGGCGCGCTCGGCCCGCCGTCCCGAGTCTCCCCGAGCCGACGCCGCGGCCCATGCCCGGAACTGGTCATGACAAAACTCATTGACAGATATCATGCACTCGGAGAGGGTGGTGGGCACGACCCGCTCGCGAGGCCACCGTGCCCGGCTCGCGCGCGCTCGCGGAAGGTGTCCTCCGGCGGCCTGCGCCCGCCCGGCGGCCCACCTCCGAGGCAACGAAGTCGGGCACCGTACGCATCGCATCGCTCCACCTCGAAAGGAGACCTCCGTCATGGGGCTTCGACATCTCACGCTCACGATCGCGTTCGTCGCCGCTGCCGCTCTCGCCCTTCCCGCCTCCGCCGTCATCAAGGTCTACGACGCGACTCCGCCGCACGGCACGCCGGGCGACGAGCTCGCCTACGCGGTGACGCTGTGCCCGACCATCCGCGTGAACCCGGGCCAGCAGCAGGGCAGCTTCACGCTGAACGACAACGGCGGTGGAACCGTCACGATCGCGGACTGGAACCAGCAGCGCGTCGTGCTGACCAACATCTCGACTGCGCAGCTCACGCCCGTGTTCGGCCCCGGCTCGTTCGTGTTCGTCGACTCCAAGAACACGCTCAAGACGACACTCGGCCAGACGGCGTCCGGCAGCACGGCGGCCGGCGGGAGCGTCGACTGGGGCGTGCTCGGCGGCTGGACGAGCACCGGCCTCGCGTTCTGCATCGCGAGCCCGCAGACGATCTGCACGTCGGGCGCGCAGATCCCGCACGGCCAGACCGTTCCCGTGCCGCCGATCAACTCGCCGACGTACGACCTCGGCACCTGGACGTTCGACTCGAACGGGAACTTCCAGGCCGCATCGGCCTACATCTGGGGCACGTTCAACGGCGGCGTCTCGAACACCCAGTCGCTGCTGCGCGGCTCGTTCGTGGGCGGCGGCGTTCCCGCGATTCCCCTCTTCGGTGTCGGCGCCCTCGCCGTCGGGCTCGCGGTCACTGGCGCGCGCTCCGCGCTGCGCAGGAAGTAACGCGCGAGCGAATCGGGCACCGCACCCGGGGCCGCTCGGCGAAGGCCGAGCGGCCCCTTCTCGTTCGCGCTCCCGACGTCGCCTGCGCGCGGCGCGCGCGCGCTCGTCAGGCCGCCTCGGCGGGCACGCTCCCGACGTAGCGCACGTCCGGGCGGATCAGGCGGCCGCGCTCGCGCTCCTCGTCGACGTGCGCGAGCCAGCCCGCGACGCGCGCCGCGGCGAAGACCGCCGTGAACGCGTCGCGCGGGAAGCCGAGCGCGTCGAGCAGCACGGCCGTGTAGAACTCGACGTTCGCGTCGAGCCCGCGCGCCGGGTAGCGCTCGCGCAGCACGCGCACGGCGACGCGCTCGACGGCGCGCGCGAGCGCGAGGTAGCGGCCGCCGCCCTCGCTCGCCTCGAGCGCGGCGATCGCGCGCTCGAGCACCGCCGCGCGCGGGTCGCGCACGCGGTACACGCGATGGCCGAGCCCCATGATGCGCCGCCCCGCGTCGAGCTCCGCGCGCAGCCACGCCTCCGCGGCGCCGGGCTCGCCGATGGCGTCCAGCATGTCGAGCACGGGCCCCGGCGCGCCGCCGTGCAGCGGGCCCTTGAGCGCGCCGAGCGCGGCGACGACCGCCGACACGGCGTCCGAGCCCGTCGATGCGACGACGCGCGCGGCGAACGTCGACGCGTTCATGCCGTGCTCGGCGACCGTCACGAGATAGGCGTCGAGCGCGGCGGCGCTCGCCGCGCTCGGCGCGCGGCCGTGCGCGCAGCGGAGCAGGTCGGCCGCGTGGCCGAGCGACGGGTCGGGTGCGACGGGCGCGCCGCGCGCGCAGGCGCACCCACGCGGCCGCGAAGACGCCGACCGCGGCCGTGATCGCGACGCGCAGCGACGCGTCGCTCTCGCCGCGCTCCGCGCGCAGCCAGGCGGTGGCGCCGCGCAGCGCCTCCATCGCGTCGTCGGTCGCGAGCGCGCGCTCGACCTCCGGGAGTCGCGCGAACGCGCGCGCGCGCGCCGCGCCGAGCTCGCGGCAGAGCGCCTCGCGGGCCGCGGCGTCGGGCAGCGCGCCCGTCCACAGCAGCGCCGCCGCGTCCTCGAACGAGAGCGCGCCCGCGAGCGCCTCGACGTCGTGGCCGCGCACGACGAGGCGCCCGCGCTCGCCGTCGACGAGCGAGAGCCGCGTCTCGGCGACGACGACGCCGTCGAGGCCGGGGCGGACGGGGGCAGGGGCGGAGCGGGCGGTCGGGGCGAAGTCGGTCATCGGTCGTCTCCTCGGCGGCGTCGGGTCGCCGCGGCTTGCGCGCGCGCCGGAGATTCGGTCGAATCGGAGCGTTCGTAAATCTTGATCAAGTAATCAATGTGAGCGTCGGCTCCGGCGCAGGCGCGCCCTGCGCGCGCAGCGCGCGCCCCGGCGGAAGCGCGCGGCGCGCGCCCCGGCGAAGCGCGCGGCGCGCGCCCCGGCGGAGGCGCGGCGCGCCCGGACGCGGCGCGGAGGAGGCGGAATGGCGGCGCGATCCAGCGCGCGGGACGAGCTCACGGCGGCGCAGGCCGCGAAGCTGCTCGGGGTGAAGGTCGCGACGCTCTACGCGTACGTGAGCCGCGGCCTGCTGCGCTCCGTCGCGCACGACGGCGCGCACCGCGAGCGGCGCTACCTGCGCAGCGACGTCGAGGGCCTGCGCGCGCGTCAGCGGGGCGCGTCCGCGGCGCGCGCGCTCGCGTGGGGCGAGCCCGTGCTCGACTCGGCGATCACGGCGATGACGCCGCGCGGGCCCGCCTATCGAGGCCACGTCGCCGTCGACCTCGCCGCGCGCGGCGTCGCGTTCGAGGCCGCGAGCGAGCTGCTGTGGACGGGCGCGTTGCCCGCGGGCCCGGTGCGCTGGGCCGTGCCGGACGACGCGCCCGACTTCCGCGCGCTCGCGCGCCTCCTCCCGCGCGACGCGAGCCGCACGAGCGCCGCGATCGCCGTCGTCGCGCTCGCCGCC
This genomic interval from Myxococcota bacterium contains the following:
- a CDS encoding SIMPL domain-containing protein (The SIMPL domain is named for its presence in mouse protein SIMPL (signalling molecule that associates with mouse pelle-like kinase). Bacterial member BP26, from Brucella, was shown to assemble into a channel-like structure, while YggE from E. coli has been associated with resistance to oxidative stress.); the encoded protein is MNVLPALLLALAIAGGTTAGGYFVGKGFTDARALERTVSVKGLSERDVPADVAIWPLQLSVADNDLAALVATVARQRDTVVAFLEARGFDDGEITVGAPAITDKQAQSYGNDDARFRYLAQQVLTVYTPKIDAVRAAKRDLLELGEAGIVFSQESYDLRTQFLFQGLNAIKPEMIEEATRNARTVAEKFAADSESRLGKIKSASQGQFSIEDRDSNNPHVKRVRVVSTLEYYLAD
- a CDS encoding DUF3604 domain-containing protein, with the protein product MGATGGMRRGEPSGSYFREAWGRGLAIAKATGENPFAFGVVGATDLHTGLADTRESTYRGPGMMGELPVEAVKVLLAQTEDPNPVIPLIATGSGGLAGIWAPENTREALYDALRRKETFATSGTRIALRVFGGWDYPADLVQKPGWREAAQAGGVPMGATLPARSAEDGAAPRIAVLALQDPRGAKLERVQVVKVWLGEDGPAEQVYDAKVAKDGAPSLEVVWQDPGFDAARPALYYVRVVELPTPRWSTLLAKEAGLPPTKGYPETIQERAWSSPIWYSPPGAKTASN
- a CDS encoding citrate/2-methylcitrate synthase codes for the protein MLRCAHGRAPSAASAAALDAYLVTVAEHGMNASTFAARVVASTGSDAVSAVVAALGALKGPLHGGAPGPVLDMLDAIGEPGAAEAWLRAELDAGRRIMGLGHRVYRVRDPRAAVLERAIAALEASEGGGRYLALARAVERVAVRVLRERYPARGLDANVEFYTAVLLDALGFPRDAFTAVFAAARVAGWLAHVDEERERGRLIRPDVRYVGSVPAEAA
- a CDS encoding TetR/AcrR family transcriptional regulator — its product is MALDEFVRVGVGPAQVGDITRVAGVAYGTFYTHFENKQAVLLEASRRLAERVRRRLADLPTESIATARDFFRALIEAHYLEPSDAPELRQEIWQVAAAQPPMPDGHPHIEGIARLVAAAQERGVIRRDVGAKSVASVFLSSLLGFLSRERALDDPELLLLAEIYGAGTAP
- a CDS encoding DUF3604 domain-containing protein, whose translation is MTSHRTRVLARLAAVASALALAGPAAAGDGDLNVYYGDLHLHTSYSTDAVFLSGARTGLDDAYRFARGEAVEYAGQMLRRDEPLDFIAVTDHAEQMGVGRALYDDEGPLAATEMSRTLRAGKHAPISQVERLFKSSDPIPGVDVKPIIAGAWKAEKQAVDRYYQPGVFTTFLAYEWSATPDGQNLHRNVIFRGNEAPLPFSSIDSLRPEDLWTWLEENRARGIEALAIPHNADVSNGLMYAPRDSDGKPIDARYARRRAANEPIGEIYQSKGQSETHPPLRPTSSRASRSSSR
- a CDS encoding histidine kinase N-terminal 7TM domain-containing protein, producing the protein MAWDLGLLLATSVCVGIAIETVARRLWRDLASVPVLAVSAALWSGGELLLHQAGSPGEALAARRILFAGVCALGPVLLWTAARLHGPSARRAGAAAALAAGGVELVLYASLYGPHPESFIAGDPAGPTRGPLFFVHGAVQWTTLAVGLLLFATAAARVRAQRRATGWIVFAAIAFPLVVNWLYVGLDVPPRDPTPLAMAVTAVVLRWGVLDLVGAPFLAGLARSELMDQLDAAVLVADHRGRVLEVNRTGRALLGLDGARTERDLGELLAPFALDPGFDVRRFPLERRGLVVGQGVVVTDRRTAYEAERRADVATRVEALGLLAQGLSHEINNPITSIGIAAEFLGDRARMLGLRDPAEAAELDALIEVVATESERVAEIVRRMNKLAAVPREEGDAARTHVQAIARRAIDLLGLGKDPQRIRADVPTSPVHAAVRMEDLLQILLHLVSNALEADVEGRPVDVRVAADRDSVVIDVEDRGAGLGDVDPARLFDPFYTTKSPGRGVGLGLSLCWQLARQNGGHIEAAPREGGGTRLRLSLPRA